In one Lycium barbarum isolate Lr01 chromosome 7, ASM1917538v2, whole genome shotgun sequence genomic region, the following are encoded:
- the LOC132602169 gene encoding NAC domain-containing protein 30-like, with protein sequence MENQEIPQLLPGFTFNPKEEQLVGFYLKNKVNSEYHGDVIPDIDLRMEPWDIKAKVPGYEEQDEWYYFGRNNRKYATGTKIDRTTQAGYWKVSGSDKAVFSKNGEIIGTKRSLVFYKGRAPKGTRTNWTTYEYRLLTSQHGPPDQTQEYQEWVVCKGFIKQSPNNKSCLESMNNDLCIKAITSNPSSTMHHNDPSNPIFNQTSNFNQFTFNPSHHQDGLISSQIGDELPQPRDIPNTISTMLGTKEDQGLYVQNSIANKMSANNEEEKSSQFMLEPATSSYSFPNFPLAITSTSDDDMMSQLLEDYPTMYI encoded by the exons ATGGAGAATCAGGAGATTCCCCAGCTTCTTCCAGGTTTTACATTTAATCCTAAAGAAGAACAACTTGTTGGATTTTACCTCAAGAACAAGGTTAATTCCGAGTATCATGGCGATGTCATCCCTGATATTGATCTTCGTATGGAGCCCTGGGACATCAAAG CTAAAGTACCGGGATATGAAGAACAAGACGAGTGGTATTATTTCGGGCGTAACAACAGGAAATATGCGACAGGAACAAAAATAGATAGAACCACACAAGCTGGATACTGGAAGGTATCAGGATCAGATAAGGCAGTGTTTTCAAAGAATGGGGAGATAATTGGTACAAAGAGGAGCCTTGTTTTCTATAAAGGACGAGCTCCTAAAGGAACCAGAACTAATTGGACTACTTATGAATATCGTCTCCTAACCTCCCAACATGGACCTCCTGATCAGACTCAG GAATATCAAGAATGGGTTGTATGCAAGGGATTCATCAAGCAAAGTCCAAACAATAAGTCATGTTTAGAATCGATGAATAATGATTTGTGTATTAAAGCAATTACGAGCAACCCAAGTTCAACAATGCATCATAATGATCCTTCCAATCCAATATTTAACCAAACATCAAATTTCAATCAATTCACCTTTAATCCCTCTCATCATCAAGATGGTCTCATCTCTAGCCAAATTGGCGATGAACTCCCACAACCTCGTGATATTCCCAATACCATTTCAACAATGTTGGGTACAAAAGAAGATCAAGGCCTTTATGTGCAAAACTCTATAGCCAACAAGATGAGTGCTAACAATGAAGAAGAGAAGAGTAGCCAATTCATGCTTGAGCCTGCAACATCTTCTTATTCGTTCCCTAATTTTCCATTAGCCATCACTAGTACTTCTGACGATGATATGATGAGCCAATTGCTTGAAGACTACCCAACTATGTACATCTAG